Proteins encoded together in one Labilibaculum sp. DW002 window:
- a CDS encoding RagB/SusD family nutrient uptake outer membrane protein: MKNKYILIFTVLFSILLGSCKEEFLEVDAASSVLIDDYYNTEERIFEALVATYDPLSWTDYAWGQFVQLNLVSDVMSDDVYVGGNDQGDQAVLHKMFNYDATPEIVCGDLWTTLYSGVKRANAVSEYMDDVQDITEPTKALYLAEAQVLRSYYYMWLWKLWGNLPYYETNLDFPYTADQLSANEVYEGIVTTLEDAIDNGGLPMKTTSENTGRVSLAMAYMIYAEVVMYQNDESRYSTALAYMNEIISSQNYGLNSDFANIWEASGEWTNESIFEVNYFSINGAKDWGHAIGDGGTVYPKLIGINSLSGSSDFDGGWGFEPVRQEIYDLYDDTDQRKDGGILNFATYSAQTGATYEGRYQDTGNFLKKYLPRANGNEGASASPDMNFNNNLRVYRYSETLLNAAELLARGVSGSGSAQDYLDEVRDRAGVGSLTATVDNIIQERRLEFVGEGKRYWDLVRTGMAVTTLVPNEYRTNTWSENKKYLPIPQSEIDSDSGLTQNAY, encoded by the coding sequence TTTTTACCGTTCTTTTTTCTATCCTTTTGGGATCTTGTAAAGAGGAGTTCCTTGAAGTTGATGCTGCAAGCAGTGTTTTGATAGATGATTATTATAATACAGAGGAGCGTATTTTTGAAGCTCTTGTTGCGACTTACGATCCATTGTCATGGACAGACTATGCCTGGGGACAATTTGTTCAATTGAATTTGGTTTCGGATGTTATGTCTGATGATGTTTATGTTGGTGGTAACGACCAAGGTGATCAGGCAGTTCTGCATAAGATGTTTAATTATGATGCGACTCCTGAAATTGTTTGTGGCGATTTGTGGACAACATTGTATTCTGGAGTAAAGCGTGCCAATGCTGTATCGGAATATATGGATGATGTTCAGGATATTACCGAGCCAACTAAAGCACTTTATTTAGCAGAAGCCCAAGTATTAAGATCATACTATTACATGTGGTTATGGAAGCTATGGGGAAATTTACCTTATTACGAAACAAATCTGGATTTTCCTTATACAGCTGATCAGTTAAGTGCTAATGAAGTTTATGAAGGTATCGTTACTACATTAGAAGATGCTATTGATAATGGTGGTTTGCCAATGAAAACAACTTCTGAAAATACAGGGCGTGTTTCTTTGGCAATGGCATATATGATCTACGCTGAGGTAGTAATGTATCAAAATGACGAAAGTCGTTATTCAACTGCTTTGGCTTATATGAATGAAATAATTTCAAGTCAGAATTATGGTTTGAATAGTGATTTCGCAAATATTTGGGAAGCAAGTGGTGAGTGGACCAATGAATCTATTTTTGAAGTGAATTATTTTAGTATTAACGGAGCAAAAGATTGGGGACATGCCATTGGTGATGGTGGTACCGTTTATCCTAAATTGATTGGAATTAACAGTTTATCAGGAAGTAGTGATTTTGATGGTGGTTGGGGATTTGAACCAGTTCGCCAGGAAATATATGATTTGTATGATGATACTGATCAACGCAAAGATGGTGGAATTTTAAACTTTGCTACATATTCGGCTCAAACAGGAGCAACTTACGAAGGTCGTTATCAGGATACTGGTAATTTCTTGAAAAAATACCTTCCAAGGGCTAATGGTAACGAAGGTGCTTCAGCTTCGCCAGATATGAATTTTAATAATAATCTTAGAGTTTATAGATATTCTGAAACATTACTAAATGCTGCAGAACTGCTAGCACGAGGAGTGTCAGGATCTGGAAGTGCTCAAGATTATTTAGACGAAGTTAGAGATAGAGCAGGTGTTGGTAGCCTAACTGCCACAGTTGACAATATTATTCAGGAACGACGCTTAGAGTTTGTTGGAGAAGGTAAGCGTTACTGGGATTTGGTTCGTACAGGAATGGCAGTAACAACGCTTGTTCCTAATGAGTACAGAACAAATACATGGTCTGAGAATAAAAAATATCTGCCAATTCCGCAATCGGAGATAGATTCAGATAGCGGTTTAACACAAAATGCTTATTAA